In Magnolia sinica isolate HGM2019 chromosome 12, MsV1, whole genome shotgun sequence, a single genomic region encodes these proteins:
- the LOC131220105 gene encoding disease resistance protein SUMM2-like, translating to MTSLSRLTVLYIHVENVECLSQDIPGPWKNLKKFHICVGRDYTDSKSARSIKIENLPCSIGNWVEVLFKRTNELELVSCGGTENLMQSHELSFNNLEILIIKECGEMEYFVSAEEEETPWNVFKHLKELTLDELINLKSFCRGPLPAGSLQNLRKLKIFRCNKLINIKPSDLPQSLEKLKVSHCDELVEVFHFQGTSKEYALLSKLRKLKLNDLPELTSIWKGAVPPLGSLHHLEYLTVEDCKKLRYLISPALAQRLQQLKLLGIESCEKMEKLIGVEVEESTIASLSSSAGSRQSELMCLPHSLPHVRMFPNLQTLHIQECHGFQNLFSLSVAQGLLQLKYLDISYCKGMEVIIAKEADDEVVDQGMLPRLRVLQLEGLPQLISFYQGVGVLFDWPSLEYLDVPSCQNFKKIQMGPHSAPNLKAIYSSKEWLEDVDWEDESLKTRIQPLIHEFISGHVSKMNRI from the coding sequence ATGACATCCTTGTCTCGGCTAACCGTTTTATACATCCATGTGGAAAATGTTGAATGCTTGTCTCAGGACATCCCTGGTCCATGGAAAAACCTGAAGAAATTCCATATATGTGTGGGTAGAGATTACACAGACAGCAAATCAGCAAGGAGTATAAAAATTGAGAATTTACCATGTTCAATTGGAAATTGGGTTGAGGTGTTGTTTAAGAGAACAAACGAGCTAGAATTAGTGAGCTGTGGGGGTACTGAGAATCTCATGCAATCACATGAACTAAGTTTCAACAATTTAGAGATCCTCATTATCAAAGAATGTGGTGAAATGGAATATTTTGTAAGTGCGGAAGAAGAAGAGACTCCATGGAATGTATTCAAGCATTTGAAGGAGCTGACGCTAGATGAGTTAATAAATCTAAAGTCATTCTGCCGGGGCCCACTTCCAGCCGGTTCCCTCCAAAACCTGAGAAAGTTAAAAATATTCCGTTGTAATAAATTAATCAATATCAAGCCATCTGATCTGCCTCAGAGTCTGGAGAAATTGAAAGTAAGTCATTGCGATGAGTTAGTGGAAGTCTTTCACTTCCAGGGGACCTCAAAAGAATATGCTCTACTTTCAAAATTAAGGAAACTCAAATTGAATGATCTACCAGAACTGACAAGTATTTGGAAGGGGGCTGTACCTCCTCTTGGTAGCCTCCACCATTTAGAGTACCTAACCGTTGAAGATTGCAAGAAACTGAGATATCTCATCTCACCTGCTCTGGCACAAAGACTTCAACAATTAAAGTTGCTTGGCATTGAGTCCTGTGAGAAGATGGAGAAATTAATAGGGGTGGAAGTAGAAGAGAGCACAATTGCATCATTATCGTCATCAGCAGGATCAAGGCAATCAGAACTGATGTGTCTCCCTCACTCACTTCCACATGTAAGAATGTTCCCCAACCTTCAAACATTGCACATTCAAGAATGTCATGGTTTCCAGAATCTCTTTTCGTTGAGTGTCGCCCAGGGTCTCTTGCAACTCAAATATCTCGATATCTCCTATTGCAAGGGAATGGAGGTGATAATAGCAAAGGAGGCAGATGATGAAGTGGTGGATCAAGGCATGCTTCCGAGGTTACGAGTTTTACAATTAGAGGGGTTACCACAACTAATAAGCTTCTACCAAGGAGTTGGGGTACTTTTCGATTGGCCTTCCTTAGAATATCTTGATGTGCCGAGCTGTCAGAATTTCAAGAAGATTCAAATGGGACCTCATAGCGCTCCAAACCTAAAGGCAATCTATTCAAGCAAAGAATGGTTGGAGGATGTGGATTGGGAAGACGAGAGCCTTAAAACCCGCATTCAACCCCTTATTCatgagttcatttcaggacatgtgtcaaaaatgaaccgtatctaa